A window of Cohnella herbarum contains these coding sequences:
- a CDS encoding AraC family transcriptional regulator, whose product MDHLCYKSNPIHISREKTTQCGRSEFHRHDAYEIQYTVSGNLYSSIEDKTYQTVGGVLLLINRNDKHRSMNANGSEYEKVTLLFQKEVLRSLLQENEDFDPLSCFRSGSSAIKLGGREQDFIEELFRKMIAEHQKNLPGSHYYRKIMLAELLLFIKRKLDSSQRYDLIESNLAHKAISQAVNFINQNFYQRLTLDDVSKKFFLSASYLSRTFKPATGYTFIEYINTIRVKEARSLLSNSELSISEIADRVGYANLTHFGRVFKSITGFSPMKYRQKNRLFLKDGLFP is encoded by the coding sequence TTGGATCATCTATGCTACAAGTCCAATCCAATTCATATCAGCCGAGAGAAGACAACACAATGCGGACGATCCGAATTTCATCGACACGATGCCTACGAAATTCAATATACCGTATCCGGCAATCTTTATTCTTCCATTGAAGATAAAACCTATCAAACGGTCGGCGGAGTGCTATTGCTCATTAATCGGAACGACAAGCATCGATCGATGAACGCGAACGGTTCGGAATACGAGAAGGTGACCCTTCTGTTTCAGAAAGAAGTTCTCCGGTCGCTCCTGCAGGAGAATGAAGATTTCGATCCGTTGTCATGCTTCCGCTCCGGCTCTAGCGCGATTAAGCTTGGAGGGCGAGAACAAGATTTTATCGAGGAGCTCTTCCGCAAAATGATAGCCGAGCATCAGAAAAATTTACCCGGAAGCCATTATTATCGAAAAATCATGCTAGCCGAACTTCTCCTATTCATCAAACGCAAACTCGACAGCAGCCAGCGCTATGACCTGATTGAGTCCAATCTGGCGCACAAGGCCATCTCCCAAGCCGTAAATTTCATCAATCAAAACTTTTACCAAAGGCTTACTTTAGACGATGTTTCCAAAAAATTTTTTCTAAGCGCTTCTTACTTGAGCAGGACCTTCAAACCGGCTACAGGTTATACATTTATTGAATACATAAATACCATTAGGGTTAAGGAGGCGCGTTCTTTATTATCTAATTCTGAATTATCCATCTCCGAGATCGCCGATCGCGTCGGATATGCGAATTTGACCCATTTCGGAAGAGTATTCAAAAGCATCACCGGCTTCTCGCCTATGAAATACCGGCAAAAAAATCGCCTTTTTCTGAAAGACGGTCTTTTCCCATAG
- a CDS encoding glycosyl hydrolase family 8, which produces MKGLIMIRRTLLLLLAFMLIIPLNLASLVSANEDSKSVVKESIAEDNLKTQSTGAVNGALKAFPQHVEYTEGTIKPNHISQAQMDATVARLYDEWKAKYVKKHPYLKKTEPVQYYVWYSDGNWFEKEHDEKLKVDYMATTVSEAHGYGMLITALMAGHDRDAKKVFDGMFRYFKSHRSEINPDLMAWKQGDTGKAIVDVSGVDSATDGDLDIAYSLLLADRQWGSAGEINYLAEAKKAIEAVMKSDVHQTDWTLKLADWADDKDPKYGIATRPSDFMLQHMKDFRNVTGDKNWDRVIDQTYKVVNDIYGKYSRKTGLLPDFAMKKGDKFVPAEPNFLESEFDGDYNYNSSRTPWRIGTDYLLTGDTRAKDQLSTLNAWFRKITKENPSKIRAGYKLNGAKALATYEDITFSAPLMVSAMIDSSNQKWLNKLWDYNAAVSTKDDFYFGNNLRLLSMIVVSGNWWTPTDHRSSSVEPAEPTVETEK; this is translated from the coding sequence ATGAAAGGCTTAATCATGATCCGCAGGACGCTATTACTCTTACTGGCATTTATGCTGATCATTCCGTTGAATCTCGCAAGCCTCGTCTCCGCCAATGAAGATTCCAAATCCGTCGTTAAGGAGAGTATAGCAGAAGACAACTTAAAGACGCAATCGACCGGCGCGGTTAACGGTGCTTTGAAAGCGTTTCCGCAGCATGTCGAATATACCGAAGGGACGATTAAACCGAATCACATTAGCCAAGCTCAAATGGACGCAACGGTAGCGAGATTGTACGACGAATGGAAAGCTAAATACGTCAAGAAGCATCCATACTTGAAGAAAACGGAGCCAGTCCAATATTATGTGTGGTATTCAGACGGGAACTGGTTCGAAAAAGAGCATGACGAGAAGCTGAAGGTCGATTACATGGCGACGACCGTTTCCGAAGCGCATGGCTACGGTATGCTGATTACCGCTCTTATGGCCGGGCACGACCGCGACGCGAAGAAAGTCTTCGACGGCATGTTCCGGTACTTCAAGTCGCATCGCAGCGAAATTAATCCCGATTTAATGGCTTGGAAACAAGGGGATACAGGGAAGGCGATCGTCGACGTAAGCGGAGTGGACTCGGCGACCGACGGAGACCTCGACATCGCATACTCTTTGCTTCTAGCGGATCGTCAGTGGGGTAGCGCGGGAGAGATCAATTATTTAGCCGAAGCCAAGAAAGCGATTGAAGCCGTTATGAAAAGCGACGTTCACCAAACGGACTGGACGTTGAAGCTGGCGGACTGGGCTGATGATAAAGATCCGAAGTACGGCATCGCAACGCGTCCATCCGATTTCATGTTGCAGCATATGAAAGATTTCCGCAACGTAACGGGAGATAAGAATTGGGATCGCGTTATCGATCAGACTTATAAAGTCGTGAATGACATTTACGGCAAGTATAGCCGTAAAACCGGTCTATTGCCCGACTTCGCGATGAAGAAGGGAGATAAATTCGTTCCGGCGGAGCCGAATTTCCTAGAGTCGGAATTCGATGGGGATTACAACTATAACTCCTCCCGCACGCCATGGCGCATCGGCACGGATTATTTGTTGACGGGAGACACTCGCGCTAAGGATCAGTTAAGCACGCTTAATGCTTGGTTTCGGAAAATAACGAAAGAAAATCCAAGCAAAATCAGAGCGGGCTACAAGCTGAACGGCGCGAAAGCATTGGCTACGTACGAGGATATTACGTTCTCCGCTCCGTTAATGGTAAGCGCGATGATCGATTCGTCCAATCAGAAGTGGCTCAACAAATTATGGGACTACAATGCCGCGGTTTCCACGAAGGACGATTTCTACTTCGGTAACAACTTGCGGTTGCTCAGCATGATCGTCGTCTCGGGCAACTGGTGGACGCCGACGGATCATCGCTCGTCATCTGTCGAGCCTGCTGAACCAACTGTCGAAACGGAGAAGTAA
- a CDS encoding sensor histidine kinase, translating into MNKFRIPWKNSVYIRMLLLFIVILSPVYVIGLLIYNWGIQAVKEQVYQSMDSQTAYYLNDLETKVEQMKILMLDSLNDDNLNNLATISPIMKISERRSAITRLQQRLFAIKSSSELIEDVVAYIPGTDMLVSGVSGYDNIGTEDAERLGRTGQRFTAAPELDGQYLKLRAPFPNSRNRKPVFIVEVTISVAQLNASLSYLAQPGLGETAALFRPAEDGIIAGANVSKQVQTMQTAVPPLPTNGEGKSFADVGGRSVFAVYHSSSKLNMTLIKSVTVDTVFGPVRKYQKWFWFFSASAFLIILFFSVSFYRSVHKPLVTVIRAFGKLQEGDLKVRIHRRNKDDFNYLYSHFNRTVKHLNVLIDQAYRQKILAQRAELKQLQAQINPHFLYNSFFMLHRMVKMEDNARAVVFSKKLGEFFQFVTRNGADEVLLAKETDHARIYADIQAMRFVSRLRIDFEPLPPSIQHYYVPRMILQPLIENAIEHGLRNKEKDGQIGVSYKVYPEVVIIVVEDNGEGLDEAGRRRLAHQFEESSEQDMEITALINIHRRLRIKFGADSGLTLSTSESGGLAIQVKIAVGGGERVSDIDR; encoded by the coding sequence ATGAACAAATTTAGAATTCCCTGGAAAAACTCCGTATACATAAGAATGTTGTTGCTATTTATCGTCATTTTATCCCCCGTCTACGTCATTGGACTTCTGATTTACAACTGGGGCATTCAAGCGGTCAAGGAACAGGTGTATCAATCGATGGACTCCCAGACGGCGTATTACTTGAACGATCTGGAAACGAAGGTCGAACAAATGAAAATCTTGATGCTCGACAGCCTTAACGACGACAATCTCAACAATCTGGCGACGATATCCCCGATCATGAAAATTTCCGAGCGCCGCAGCGCCATTACGAGATTGCAGCAGCGTCTGTTTGCGATCAAGAGCAGCAGCGAGCTGATAGAGGACGTCGTGGCTTACATACCAGGAACGGACATGCTTGTCTCGGGGGTTTCCGGTTACGATAACATCGGGACGGAAGACGCGGAGCGTCTCGGACGGACAGGCCAGAGATTTACGGCCGCGCCAGAATTGGACGGACAATATCTCAAGCTTCGCGCGCCCTTTCCGAATTCGAGGAACCGGAAGCCGGTATTTATCGTCGAAGTCACCATATCCGTCGCGCAATTGAACGCTTCGCTCTCCTATCTCGCCCAACCCGGGCTAGGCGAGACTGCGGCCTTGTTCCGACCTGCCGAGGACGGAATCATCGCCGGCGCGAACGTATCGAAGCAGGTACAGACGATGCAAACGGCAGTTCCCCCTTTGCCAACGAACGGAGAGGGCAAGTCCTTTGCGGATGTCGGGGGCCGAAGCGTCTTCGCCGTCTACCACTCTTCTTCGAAGCTTAATATGACATTGATTAAATCCGTAACCGTGGATACCGTGTTCGGACCCGTTCGAAAGTACCAGAAATGGTTCTGGTTTTTCTCGGCGTCCGCATTCCTCATTATCCTGTTCTTTTCCGTTTCTTTTTACCGGTCCGTTCACAAGCCGCTCGTAACCGTTATCCGCGCATTTGGCAAGCTGCAGGAAGGGGACTTGAAGGTTCGCATTCATCGGAGGAACAAGGACGATTTCAATTACCTGTATTCTCACTTTAATAGGACGGTAAAGCACTTGAACGTGTTGATAGATCAGGCGTACCGGCAGAAGATTCTAGCGCAAAGAGCCGAACTGAAGCAGCTTCAAGCCCAGATCAACCCCCATTTTCTGTACAATAGTTTCTTCATGCTTCATCGGATGGTCAAGATGGAAGACAACGCCAGGGCGGTTGTTTTCTCGAAGAAGCTCGGGGAATTCTTTCAATTCGTAACGCGCAACGGAGCCGATGAAGTGCTGCTTGCCAAGGAAACGGATCATGCTCGAATATACGCGGATATCCAAGCTATGCGTTTCGTTAGCCGGCTGAGGATCGACTTCGAACCGCTTCCGCCCTCTATTCAGCATTATTACGTGCCGCGAATGATCTTGCAGCCCTTGATCGAGAACGCGATCGAGCATGGACTGAGGAATAAGGAGAAAGACGGGCAAATCGGCGTGAGTTACAAGGTGTATCCGGAAGTTGTGATCATCGTGGTCGAGGATAACGGGGAGGGATTGGATGAAGCGGGAAGAAGGCGTCTCGCCCACCAATTCGAAGAATCGTCCGAGCAGGATATGGAGATTACGGCGCTGATCAACATTCACCGGCGTCTCCGAATCAAGTTCGGGGCGGATAGCGGCCTTACGCTCTCGACCAGCGAAAGCGGAGGACTTGCGATACAAGTCAAAATAGCCGTTGGAGGTGGAGAACGTGTATCGGATATTGATCGTTGA
- a CDS encoding response regulator transcription factor: protein MYRILIVDDERHVLDWIYELLADLKEPELDVYKAGTVTEALAWLDRSRMDIVVSDISMPGMNGIELHGKIREKWPECKVIFLTGYTDFEFAYQAVKNEAVGYILKTEDDDVIVETVLKAVRQIEENARRERLMRQAEEKMNAAIPLLRNECLSGLLRGERTLPTVRRRQFRELAIDLNPEESVGLIVARMDERQLREPVNASPFAGIPALPAVVASVTEAFTERNASCVHLTIDGNLCWLVQSDSGFGGEGAVPSAFLMETLDQVQVFCRDHLGQSLSSVLTEGTVSWAELADKYELLRQGLVRHMIYGSGFILSESGIASLRQTGSPIGVRIDRNKWEALRTHLEKGQRERFEQGLEEIGRIIAEQDGSLRDSSGMEAFYNLSLLLLSASNRWEMRELAGDLGFMEKLTSPERHVNWQAAIGFFRETANAIFDLLDKKQENGEFDVIQYVREYMSKHLHEGISLVELAEAVYFNPSYLSRLFKEVTGLSITAYLADLRLERAVAMLQENRKIGDIAAAVGIESPAYFSRFFKKMTGRTPQEYREELIIGNRS, encoded by the coding sequence GTGTATCGGATATTGATCGTTGACGACGAGCGGCACGTGCTGGATTGGATATACGAGTTGCTGGCAGATCTGAAGGAGCCGGAGCTCGACGTGTATAAGGCGGGAACCGTTACCGAAGCGCTCGCCTGGTTGGATCGCAGCCGGATGGATATCGTCGTTTCGGATATCTCGATGCCGGGCATGAACGGCATTGAGCTTCACGGGAAGATCAGAGAGAAATGGCCGGAATGCAAAGTGATTTTCCTAACGGGATATACGGATTTCGAATTTGCCTATCAAGCGGTGAAGAACGAGGCGGTCGGCTATATTCTGAAGACGGAGGACGACGACGTCATTGTCGAGACCGTCCTTAAGGCGGTACGCCAGATCGAGGAGAACGCGCGAAGAGAACGGTTGATGCGGCAAGCGGAGGAAAAGATGAACGCCGCGATTCCGCTGCTTCGCAACGAATGTTTGTCTGGGTTGCTTCGCGGGGAGAGAACTCTGCCGACGGTCAGACGGCGTCAATTCCGCGAGCTGGCTATTGACTTAAATCCGGAGGAATCCGTAGGGCTGATCGTTGCGCGCATGGATGAACGGCAACTTCGGGAGCCGGTCAACGCTAGCCCGTTTGCGGGCATTCCCGCACTGCCGGCGGTCGTCGCAAGCGTCACAGAAGCGTTTACGGAACGAAACGCGAGTTGCGTTCACCTTACGATCGACGGTAACTTGTGTTGGCTTGTACAATCCGATTCCGGCTTCGGCGGGGAAGGAGCGGTTCCTTCCGCGTTTCTAATGGAAACTTTGGATCAGGTTCAGGTTTTCTGTCGAGATCATTTAGGCCAATCGCTATCCTCCGTCCTGACGGAGGGGACCGTTTCGTGGGCGGAGTTAGCCGATAAATACGAGCTTCTTCGGCAAGGCCTTGTTCGCCATATGATTTATGGAAGCGGATTCATCCTGTCCGAGAGCGGGATCGCTAGCTTGCGGCAGACGGGTTCGCCTATCGGCGTCCGAATAGATCGAAATAAATGGGAAGCGTTAAGAACCCATTTGGAGAAAGGGCAGCGGGAACGGTTCGAGCAGGGACTGGAGGAAATCGGTCGGATCATTGCCGAACAAGACGGATCTCTGCGCGATAGCAGCGGCATGGAGGCGTTTTACAATCTCTCGCTTCTGCTGCTGTCGGCCAGTAATCGCTGGGAGATGCGGGAGCTCGCTGGCGATCTCGGCTTCATGGAGAAATTGACGAGCCCGGAACGTCATGTTAATTGGCAAGCGGCTATCGGCTTTTTCCGGGAGACGGCGAATGCGATCTTCGATCTGCTGGACAAGAAGCAGGAGAACGGCGAATTCGATGTCATTCAATATGTCCGGGAGTATATGTCGAAACATCTGCATGAGGGCATTTCGTTGGTCGAGTTAGCGGAGGCGGTCTATTTTAATCCCTCTTATCTGTCCCGACTGTTCAAGGAAGTGACGGGTTTAAGCATCACGGCTTATTTGGCGGACCTCAGATTGGAGAGAGCCGTCGCGATGCTGCAAGAAAACCGCAAGATCGGCGATATCGCGGCTGCCGTAGGCATCGAGTCGCCGGCATACTTCTCAAGGTTCTTTAAGAAAATGACCGGGCGAACGCCTCAAGAATACCGGGAAGAGCTCATCATCGGCAACAGGTCATGA
- a CDS encoding extracellular solute-binding protein, with translation MRRGTRATFIAFVCAATLAVSACGGGENNGNNASPSNTPAASQSEGASSAQPTASAGDRYDPPIEIALVGVTDDTLEGVLAKLPGETFENNRWSKLYEDQLGVKFKYNWIAKGPDQFVQKMNVSIASGDVPEFIQVGARELKQLQEADLIMDLRDVYERNAAPFTKEVMMQGGSASFDAATIDGKLMGIPDTRSSIDMAQFVWVRTDWLQKLKLPEPKTMQDVVAIAEAFSTQDPDGNDKADTVGLLLQKDLFGGFASLEGFFNGFHAYPTIWIEDESGNLVHGSTRPETKAALAELQSMFKKGLLDKEFGVKDWGKAAETASAGKVGLAYGQQWLSAWPFQSNHDNDPNAVWKGYPLMSIDDKPANTEISLGTYQYWAVRKDAKHPEALIKMFNAYIEKNWGKTAEFGKYYLPGDAEGAWKLSPVTPEPANKNLDQYLAIVDGVQNNKTSELTGDAKVVYDKIAAYKNGDQKQWSWAAGYDVDGVYSVMKQYKDTDRFMMNKFVGAPTETMAEKSSTLGKLTNETFTRIILGDLPIDAFDTFVQDWKKLGGDQITTEVNEWYKASKQ, from the coding sequence ATGAGAAGAGGAACAAGAGCAACATTTATCGCATTCGTATGCGCGGCGACGCTGGCGGTCAGCGCTTGCGGGGGCGGAGAGAACAACGGCAATAACGCGAGCCCGTCGAATACGCCGGCGGCTTCGCAGAGCGAAGGCGCTTCAAGCGCGCAACCGACGGCAAGCGCCGGGGACAGGTACGATCCGCCGATCGAGATTGCTCTCGTCGGCGTAACGGACGATACGCTCGAAGGGGTTCTCGCCAAGCTTCCCGGAGAGACGTTCGAGAACAACCGGTGGTCGAAGCTGTACGAAGATCAGCTGGGCGTTAAATTCAAGTACAATTGGATCGCCAAAGGACCGGATCAATTCGTGCAAAAGATGAACGTGTCGATCGCGTCGGGAGACGTGCCGGAATTCATTCAGGTCGGCGCGAGGGAATTGAAGCAGCTTCAGGAAGCGGACTTGATCATGGATTTGCGGGACGTGTACGAACGGAACGCCGCTCCTTTCACCAAAGAAGTGATGATGCAAGGCGGCAGCGCTTCATTCGACGCGGCGACGATCGACGGCAAGCTAATGGGAATTCCGGATACCCGTTCATCGATCGATATGGCCCAGTTCGTATGGGTAAGAACGGATTGGCTTCAGAAGCTGAAGCTTCCCGAGCCTAAGACGATGCAGGACGTAGTCGCGATTGCCGAGGCGTTCAGCACTCAAGACCCGGACGGCAACGATAAGGCGGATACCGTAGGGCTGCTGCTTCAGAAGGATCTGTTCGGCGGTTTTGCCTCGTTGGAAGGTTTCTTCAATGGTTTCCATGCTTACCCGACCATATGGATAGAGGATGAGTCCGGCAACCTGGTGCACGGAAGCACGCGGCCGGAAACGAAAGCGGCATTGGCGGAGTTGCAATCGATGTTCAAAAAAGGGCTTTTGGACAAAGAGTTCGGAGTCAAGGACTGGGGGAAAGCGGCCGAGACCGCTTCCGCGGGCAAAGTTGGTCTGGCTTACGGCCAGCAGTGGTTGAGCGCATGGCCGTTCCAGTCCAATCACGACAACGATCCGAACGCGGTATGGAAGGGCTACCCGTTGATGTCCATCGACGACAAGCCGGCCAATACGGAAATCAGTCTCGGCACTTACCAGTATTGGGCCGTTCGCAAGGATGCGAAGCATCCGGAAGCGCTGATCAAGATGTTCAACGCGTATATCGAGAAAAACTGGGGCAAGACGGCCGAGTTCGGCAAATATTACTTGCCCGGAGACGCGGAAGGGGCATGGAAGCTCTCCCCGGTCACGCCCGAACCGGCCAATAAGAACTTGGATCAATATTTAGCGATCGTGGATGGAGTTCAGAACAACAAGACTTCCGAGTTGACCGGCGATGCCAAAGTCGTCTACGACAAAATCGCGGCCTATAAGAACGGGGACCAGAAGCAGTGGTCGTGGGCGGCAGGATACGATGTCGACGGCGTGTATAGCGTTATGAAGCAGTACAAGGATACCGACCGGTTCATGATGAACAAGTTCGTCGGAGCGCCGACCGAAACGATGGCGGAGAAGAGCTCGACCTTGGGCAAGCTGACGAACGAGACGTTCACCCGAATCATTCTGGGCGATCTTCCGATCGACGCGTTCGATACGTTCGTTCAGGATTGGAAAAAGCTTGGCGGCGATCAAATCACGACGGAAGTAAACGAGTGGTACAAGGCGAGCAAGCAATAG